The Flavobacterium jumunjinense genome includes a region encoding these proteins:
- a CDS encoding glycosyltransferase family 4 protein — protein sequence MNIFLESHNINNKAGGLGTFNYQVIKAISKLDISNKTITLNAKYPEKLENEFGNIFKYSKYTSLERHFLFRKKKKYDVWHSLNQNTKVEPFFKPKKYILTIHDVNFVEEISSDMKHKVNKRFIEKLNRADIITYISEFAKQQTHRYFNVPNVPEHIIYNGNPSEKRIENNTFLPSFNLEKPFFYSIGDFIPRKNFLSIVKMMETIEDYVLIISGNRNKEYGYEIEKYVKDNNLQDRVILTGKVSDEAKQYYLENCTAFLFPSIREGFGLPPIEAMKFEKPVFLSNLTSLPEIGGDAAFYWDNFDAKYMKDFLLSKLEDFNNNKSFYAPKIRERADFFSWEKAAKEYLELYSS from the coding sequence ATGAACATTTTTTTAGAGTCTCACAACATAAACAATAAAGCTGGTGGCTTAGGAACCTTTAATTATCAAGTCATTAAAGCCATTTCAAAACTGGATATTTCGAATAAAACGATAACACTGAATGCAAAATATCCAGAAAAACTAGAAAATGAGTTTGGAAATATTTTTAAATATTCAAAATACACTAGTTTAGAACGTCATTTTCTATTTCGTAAAAAGAAAAAATATGATGTTTGGCATAGTTTAAATCAGAATACTAAAGTTGAGCCTTTCTTCAAACCTAAGAAGTACATTTTAACCATTCATGATGTCAATTTTGTTGAAGAAATCTCTTCAGACATGAAGCACAAAGTCAATAAAAGATTTATTGAAAAATTAAATCGTGCAGACATAATTACGTATATTTCTGAATTCGCAAAACAACAAACACATCGTTATTTTAATGTTCCAAATGTTCCTGAACATATCATATATAATGGTAATCCTTCTGAAAAAAGAATAGAAAACAATACTTTCCTACCTTCTTTCAACTTAGAGAAGCCTTTCTTCTACTCTATTGGCGATTTTATCCCAAGAAAAAACTTCCTTTCAATTGTGAAAATGATGGAAACAATAGAAGATTATGTGCTTATTATTTCTGGAAACAGAAATAAAGAATATGGTTATGAAATTGAAAAATATGTTAAGGATAATAACTTACAAGACCGTGTAATTTTAACGGGTAAAGTGAGTGATGAAGCAAAACAATATTATTTAGAAAACTGTACTGCTTTTTTATTTCCTTCTATAAGAGAGGGCTTTGGTTTACCTCCAATTGAAGCAATGAAGTTTGAGAAACCAGTTTTCCTTTCTAATCTAACTTCACTACCAGAAATTGGTGGCGATGCAGCCTTTTATTGGGATAATTTCGATGCTAAGTATATGAAAGATTTTTTATTGTCTAAACTTGAAGATTTTAATAATAATAAATCATTTTACGCTCCAAAAATCAGAGAACGAGCTGATTTCTTTTCTTGGGAAAAAGCAGCGAAAGAGTATTTAGAGTTATATAGTTCATAA
- a CDS encoding lipopolysaccharide kinase InaA family protein, whose protein sequence is MLSIFPTYINFKSIITSSIENFHTTGELFVAGKRNTIKLFKVDETLTLNIKSFRKPILINRIIYKYFRKSKARRSYEYATVLLENGIGTPKPIAFKENSNGIGLKDSYYVCEHIFCDLTYRELVETDYPDGENILRQFVHFTYKMHKNGIEFRDHSPGNTLISNNNDGTYAFYLVDLNRMNFHEVMSFEARMKNLSKITPKKEMIEIMSNEYAKISGENETDVFKTMWQFTEDFQYRFHRKKRLKKKLKFWKK, encoded by the coding sequence ATGTTAAGCATTTTTCCTACTTATATCAACTTCAAATCAATAATAACTTCTAGTATAGAAAATTTTCATACTACAGGAGAACTATTTGTAGCAGGTAAAAGAAATACAATTAAATTATTTAAAGTAGATGAAACTTTAACTTTAAACATTAAGTCGTTTAGAAAGCCAATACTAATTAATAGAATCATATATAAATACTTCCGAAAATCTAAAGCAAGAAGATCCTATGAGTATGCTACTGTTTTGTTAGAAAATGGAATTGGAACTCCAAAGCCAATTGCTTTCAAGGAGAATTCTAATGGTATTGGGTTAAAAGATAGTTATTATGTTTGTGAACATATTTTTTGTGACTTAACATATAGGGAATTAGTAGAAACGGATTACCCAGATGGAGAAAATATTTTACGTCAGTTTGTTCATTTTACTTATAAAATGCATAAAAACGGTATTGAATTTAGAGATCATTCACCTGGGAATACTTTGATTAGTAATAATAATGATGGAACTTATGCGTTCTACTTGGTCGATTTAAATAGGATGAATTTTCATGAAGTAATGAGTTTTGAAGCAAGAATGAAGAATCTTTCTAAGATTACTCCTAAAAAAGAAATGATTGAAATAATGAGTAATGAATATGCGAAAATTTCCGGTGAGAATGAAACAGATGTTTTTAAAACAATGTGGCAATTCACTGAAGATTTTCAATATAGATTTCATAGAAAAAAAAGACTAAAAAAGAAATTAAAGTTTTGGAAAAAGTAG
- a CDS encoding glycosyltransferase family 2 protein, whose product MKLSVIITTYNSEEWLKKVLIGYENQTEDDFEVVIADDGSTDATEKIIKHFSNKFKYPIVHVWQEDNGFQKCKILNKAILKSNSDYILFTDGDCIPREDFVGAHLKYKEKGYFLSGGYFKLPLKTSLSISESDIFSKNCFNPFWLSKNRVNKNFKLAKLIRFKPFTLFMNWFTPTKKSFNGHNTSCFKEDLIAVNGFNEDMKYGGLDREIGERMFNNGILSKQIRYSAICLHLDHARGYFSQEEWNKNLKIRSNNIKNKIVKTKNGILKL is encoded by the coding sequence ATGAAGTTATCTGTAATAATTACTACTTACAATTCCGAAGAATGGCTTAAAAAAGTTCTCATTGGTTATGAAAACCAAACTGAGGATGATTTTGAGGTAGTTATTGCTGATGACGGTTCTACAGATGCAACCGAAAAAATAATTAAACATTTTTCGAATAAATTTAAATATCCAATTGTTCATGTTTGGCAAGAAGATAATGGTTTTCAAAAATGTAAAATTTTAAATAAAGCCATCTTAAAATCAAATTCAGATTATATTTTGTTTACAGACGGAGATTGTATTCCGAGAGAAGATTTTGTTGGAGCACATTTAAAATATAAAGAGAAGGGCTATTTCCTTTCAGGAGGGTATTTTAAATTGCCTTTAAAAACATCACTATCAATTTCAGAATCTGATATTTTTTCTAAAAACTGTTTTAATCCTTTTTGGTTATCTAAAAATAGAGTAAACAAGAATTTTAAATTGGCTAAATTAATACGATTTAAGCCTTTTACTTTGTTTATGAATTGGTTTACACCTACAAAAAAATCATTTAACGGACATAATACTTCTTGTTTTAAAGAAGATTTAATTGCTGTGAATGGTTTTAATGAAGATATGAAATATGGTGGTTTAGATAGAGAGATAGGTGAAAGAATGTTTAATAATGGAATTTTATCCAAACAAATACGCTACTCTGCAATTTGTTTACATTTAGACCATGCAAGAGGGTATTTCAGTCAAGAAGAATGGAATAAAAATCTAAAAATTAGATCTAACAATATTAAGAACAAAATAGTTAAAACTAAAAACGGAATTCTTAAACTTTAG